A DNA window from Pseudomonas wuhanensis contains the following coding sequences:
- a CDS encoding PP2C family protein-serine/threonine phosphatase: MLVASPWRSAARTDPGKVRARNEDAFLDCPQQGLWVVADGMGGHQGGDIASQLIVASLAELPVQNDFDERLKGIRQCLHWLNRRLGQELTVTAGRHDSIMGSTVVALLVEGNRAACIWAGDSRCYLWRGQRLYQLSKDHSLQQQLIDEQNMSVEDARAHPAAHALTRAVGAAEQLTLDVLELEVYPGDAFLLCSDGLYQGLSSDALGNALSLTAPHVALERLFDGALRGSARDNLTAVVIRQ; the protein is encoded by the coding sequence ATGCTGGTTGCCAGTCCCTGGCGCAGCGCTGCGCGTACCGATCCGGGCAAGGTTCGGGCGCGCAACGAAGATGCCTTTCTCGACTGCCCACAGCAGGGGCTGTGGGTGGTCGCGGACGGCATGGGAGGTCATCAGGGTGGCGACATCGCCAGCCAGTTGATCGTCGCCAGCCTGGCGGAATTGCCGGTGCAAAATGACTTCGACGAACGACTCAAAGGTATTCGCCAGTGCCTGCACTGGCTCAACCGCCGCTTGGGTCAAGAGTTGACCGTCACCGCCGGGCGCCACGACAGCATCATGGGCAGCACCGTGGTGGCGCTACTGGTGGAAGGCAATCGCGCGGCCTGCATCTGGGCCGGCGACAGCCGCTGCTACCTGTGGCGCGGCCAGCGTTTGTATCAGCTGTCCAAGGACCATTCGCTGCAACAGCAATTGATCGACGAACAGAACATGAGCGTCGAAGACGCTCGCGCGCATCCTGCTGCTCATGCGCTGACCCGTGCGGTCGGTGCTGCCGAGCAACTGACGCTGGATGTGTTGGAACTCGAGGTCTATCCCGGCGATGCGTTTCTGTTGTGCAGCGACGGTTTGTATCAAGGGTTGAGCAGCGACGCCCTGGGCAACGCCCTGAGCCTGACCGCGCCGCACGTTGCGCTGGAGCGTCTGTTCGACGGCGCTCTGCGTGGCTCGGCCCGGGACAACCTGACTGCCGTGGTGATCCGCCAATGA
- a CDS encoding serine/threonine-protein kinase, producing the protein MTEFMPPFDDLLVTEEEANNLTYFAFAKPLNGKPHKAEPALAPTRASVGELPDVLAGRYRIERLLGAGGMGAVYRARDLLSEQFGDPDPYIALKILSEEFAESPDASALLYSEFALTRRLRHDNVLRPHTFEVDTDCQRAFITMELMRGLTLDKLLCERPLGLPWKELRDIALPLLDALAYAHARGVLHGDMKPSNVMLSEDGVRLFDFGLGQAQEGILPGLPHLSRNRFNAWTPGYAAPELLEGQTLSASADVYGVACVIYELAGGKHPFRRLPSTEARDGHLERELHAPKNLPKHCWPALRKALAFDAAKRTITAAQLRDAMGATSSLLQRLRLRA; encoded by the coding sequence ATGACCGAATTCATGCCACCGTTCGACGACCTGCTGGTGACCGAGGAAGAAGCCAATAACCTGACTTACTTCGCCTTCGCCAAGCCTCTAAACGGAAAGCCGCATAAGGCTGAGCCTGCGTTGGCGCCGACCCGGGCCAGCGTCGGTGAACTGCCCGACGTGCTGGCGGGGCGTTACCGCATCGAGCGCCTGCTCGGTGCCGGTGGCATGGGCGCGGTTTACCGTGCACGGGACTTGCTGAGCGAACAGTTCGGCGATCCCGACCCTTACATCGCGCTGAAAATCCTCAGCGAAGAATTTGCCGAATCGCCGGACGCCAGTGCCTTGCTCTACAGCGAGTTCGCCCTGACCCGACGACTGCGCCACGACAACGTGCTGCGACCGCACACCTTTGAAGTGGACACCGACTGCCAGCGCGCCTTCATCACCATGGAACTCATGCGTGGGCTGACCCTGGACAAATTACTCTGCGAGCGGCCCCTGGGCCTGCCGTGGAAAGAACTGCGTGACATCGCGCTGCCGCTGCTCGACGCGCTGGCCTACGCCCACGCTCGCGGCGTGCTGCACGGTGACATGAAGCCGAGCAACGTGATGCTCAGCGAAGACGGCGTGCGCCTGTTCGACTTCGGCCTCGGCCAGGCGCAAGAGGGCATCTTGCCCGGCCTGCCGCACCTGAGTCGCAACCGCTTCAACGCCTGGACCCCCGGCTACGCCGCCCCCGAACTGCTCGAAGGCCAGACGCTGTCGGCCAGCGCGGACGTGTACGGCGTGGCCTGCGTGATCTACGAATTGGCGGGCGGCAAACACCCGTTCCGCCGCTTGCCCTCGACCGAGGCCCGCGACGGGCATCTGGAGCGCGAGCTGCACGCACCAAAGAATCTACCGAAACACTGCTGGCCAGCCCTGCGAAAGGCGCTGGCTTTCGATGCGGCCAAGCGCACCATCACCGCCGCCCAATTGCGTGACGCCATGGGCGCCACTTCGTCTTTGCTGCAACGCCTTCGACTGCGGGCGTAA
- a CDS encoding type VI secretion system tip protein VgrG produces MFNSANETHFSLTVEDYAGDLQVLSFTGTEGISQPYRFDLELVSENPDLDLEKLLHKQAFLAFDPKGSGIHGQIYRVAQGDAGKRLTRYKISLVPHLQYLHHRTNQRIYQQMSAPKIIALILEEHGIKGNAYRFQLSTPCPDRDYCVQYDETDLHFVQRLCEEEGIHYHFQHSEKAHLLVFGDDQTVFPKLGQPTAYVQGSGMVADEPVIKGFKLRLETRTGRVTRRDYDFEKPNLRLEAAYKPDGESTEPDLEDYDYPGRFLDRARGKFLSQRALERHRADYQQAEGHGDQTTLVSGHFLEISDHPRTEWNDLWLLTEVVHEGKQPQVLEESVTSDTTDNKDDFHQGYRNRFLATPWNVFYRPALEHPKPRVLGSQTAMVTGPKGEEIHCDQYGRIKVQFHWDREGLADDKTSCWMRVSSSWAGDRYGAIAIPRIGMEVLVTFLEGDPDQPLVTGCLYHKENQVPYDLPANKTRTVFKTLSSPGGGGYNELRIEDKKGAEQIFIHAQRDWDENIEHDQKIRVGNERHDTVEKNTYTELKAEEHRTTIADRKTEARMDDHLTVGQNQHIKLGTAQLTSAGKEIHLKAGDKIVIEAGMELTVKAGGSFIKLDAGGVTVVGPVVKINAGGSAGSGTGIGIKPPVLPGAADKDKAGSLMDQALGNAPPEKVKPKAFFVFSE; encoded by the coding sequence ATGTTCAACTCAGCTAACGAAACGCACTTCAGCCTCACAGTCGAAGACTATGCCGGCGACCTGCAAGTGCTGTCGTTCACCGGCACCGAAGGCATCAGCCAGCCGTATCGCTTCGACCTCGAACTGGTCAGCGAAAACCCCGACCTGGATCTGGAAAAGCTCCTGCACAAACAGGCGTTCCTGGCATTCGACCCGAAAGGCAGCGGCATCCACGGCCAGATCTACCGCGTCGCCCAAGGCGATGCCGGCAAGCGCCTGACCCGCTACAAAATCTCCCTGGTGCCGCACCTGCAATACCTGCATCACCGCACCAACCAACGCATCTACCAACAGATGTCGGCGCCGAAAATCATCGCCCTGATCCTCGAAGAACACGGCATCAAAGGCAACGCCTACCGCTTCCAGCTGAGCACCCCGTGCCCGGACCGCGATTACTGCGTGCAATACGACGAAACCGACCTGCACTTCGTCCAGCGCCTGTGCGAAGAAGAAGGCATTCACTACCACTTCCAGCACAGCGAAAAAGCCCACCTGCTGGTGTTCGGCGACGACCAGACCGTGTTCCCCAAACTCGGCCAGCCCACCGCCTACGTGCAAGGCAGCGGCATGGTCGCCGACGAGCCAGTGATCAAAGGCTTCAAACTGCGCCTGGAAACCCGCACCGGCCGCGTCACCCGCCGCGACTACGACTTCGAAAAGCCCAACCTGCGACTCGAAGCCGCCTACAAACCCGACGGCGAAAGCACCGAACCAGACCTCGAAGACTACGACTACCCCGGTCGCTTCCTCGACCGCGCCCGCGGCAAATTCCTCAGCCAGCGCGCCCTGGAACGCCACCGCGCCGACTACCAGCAAGCCGAAGGCCATGGCGACCAGACCACCCTCGTCAGCGGCCATTTCCTGGAAATCTCCGACCACCCACGCACCGAGTGGAACGACCTCTGGCTGCTCACCGAAGTCGTCCACGAAGGCAAACAGCCGCAAGTGCTCGAAGAGTCGGTCACCAGCGACACCACCGACAACAAAGACGACTTCCACCAGGGCTACCGCAACCGCTTCCTCGCCACCCCGTGGAACGTGTTCTACCGCCCGGCCCTGGAACACCCAAAACCACGCGTCCTCGGCAGCCAGACCGCCATGGTCACCGGCCCCAAAGGCGAAGAAATCCACTGCGACCAATACGGCCGAATCAAAGTGCAATTCCACTGGGACCGCGAAGGCCTGGCCGACGACAAAACCAGCTGCTGGATGCGCGTTTCTTCAAGTTGGGCAGGTGATCGTTATGGCGCCATCGCCATTCCGCGTATTGGTATGGAAGTGTTGGTGACCTTCCTTGAAGGGGATCCTGACCAGCCGTTGGTGACCGGGTGTCTGTACCACAAGGAAAACCAGGTTCCCTACGACCTGCCGGCGAACAAGACGCGCACCGTGTTCAAAACCCTCAGCTCACCGGGGGGCGGTGGGTACAACGAACTGCGGATTGAAGATAAGAAAGGGGCGGAGCAGATCTTTATTCATGCCCAGCGGGATTGGGATGAAAACATCGAACACGACCAGAAGATTCGCGTGGGCAACGAACGCCACGACACTGTTGAGAAGAACACTTACACCGAACTCAAAGCCGAAGAACACCGCACCACCATCGCCGACCGCAAGACTGAAGCGCGGATGGATGACCACCTGACGGTTGGGCAGAACCAGCACATCAAGCTGGGGACTGCGCAGCTGACCAGTGCCGGGAAGGAAATACACCTCAAGGCTGGGGACAAGATTGTTATCGAAGCGGGGATGGAACTGACGGTAAAAGCGGGCGGTAGCTTCATCAAGCTGGATGCGGGTGGGGTTACCGTGGTTGGGCCGGTGGTGAAGATTAATGCGGGTGGGTCGGCTGGGAGTGGGACGGGGATTGGGATTAAGCCACCGGTGCTGCCGGGGGCGGCGGATAAGGATAAGGCGGGGAGTTTGATGGATCAGGCGTTGGGGAATGCGCCGCCTGAGAAGGTTAAACCGAAGGCTTTTTTTGTGTTTTCTGAGTGA